Proteins encoded by one window of Cylindrospermum stagnale PCC 7417:
- the rplU gene encoding 50S ribosomal protein L21 — MTYAIIETGGKQLKVEAGRFYDIELLTAEPDEKVTIEAVLLVQHEGEVTIGQPLVAGATVEGTVMRHFRGRKVLVYKMKPKKKTRKKRGHRQEITRFLINSINLNGAVLAYQETATMVETPDTDNFPAEETAAES; from the coding sequence ATGACCTACGCAATTATTGAAACTGGTGGCAAACAACTAAAAGTAGAGGCGGGTCGATTTTACGACATTGAGCTGCTGACTGCCGAACCAGACGAGAAAGTTACAATAGAAGCAGTACTACTGGTGCAGCACGAGGGCGAAGTCACCATTGGGCAGCCACTAGTGGCTGGTGCGACTGTAGAAGGAACTGTGATGAGACATTTCAGAGGTCGTAAAGTCCTGGTGTACAAAATGAAGCCGAAAAAGAAAACCCGCAAAAAGCGGGGGCATCGCCAGGAAATTACCAGATTTTTGATTAACTCCATCAACCTCAATGGTGCGGTGTTGGCTTACCAAGAAACCGCAACCATGGTGGAAACTCCCGATACTGATAACTTTCCCGCTGAAGAAACCGCTGCAGAATCATAA
- a CDS encoding nucleotidyltransferase domain-containing protein, whose amino-acid sequence MKRIEVEQRTIFIGLAGSHGYGLNRPDSDYDYRGVFIAPKRYYLGFDSIEQKDTGWDEPGIFPFIDGNKDTVIYELRKVVQLLSGANPNVLELLWLHNYPYLTPIGQHLINHKKLFLSKKVKHTYSGYAFAQIKKMETHRKWLLNPPQKKPLPSDFDIEDEAPLSKDELNAFLEYLYHLIRGKIEFLEESERLYQLLTADIDFKGVLKQYTLPDQTLEYTQKLTHGRKDFIRLLQKSQSYQIALREWKAYLSWQENRNPARAEMERKSGFDLKHGMHCIRLLRSGLEILRTGELVVDRRIAGDFEDLRAILQGKYAYEQVMKMAENLVAQMDIFYDQSTLPHRPDLEQINELCMELVEMQGW is encoded by the coding sequence ATGAAAAGAATAGAAGTTGAACAAAGAACGATTTTTATTGGGTTGGCTGGTAGTCACGGCTATGGTTTAAATCGTCCTGATTCTGACTATGATTATCGGGGAGTGTTTATTGCACCCAAGCGTTACTATTTGGGATTCGATAGCATAGAGCAAAAAGATACTGGTTGGGATGAACCGGGAATATTTCCGTTTATAGATGGCAACAAAGACACGGTAATCTATGAGTTAAGGAAAGTCGTCCAGTTATTATCTGGAGCGAATCCCAATGTTTTAGAGTTGCTGTGGTTGCATAACTATCCTTACTTAACGCCAATTGGACAGCATTTAATTAATCACAAAAAGCTCTTCTTGAGTAAGAAGGTAAAGCATACTTATTCTGGTTATGCTTTTGCTCAAATCAAAAAGATGGAAACCCATCGCAAGTGGTTGTTAAATCCACCGCAAAAGAAACCTCTACCATCTGATTTTGATATAGAAGACGAAGCTCCGTTGAGTAAAGATGAGCTAAACGCTTTTTTGGAGTACCTTTATCATTTAATCAGAGGTAAGATTGAGTTTTTGGAAGAATCTGAGCGATTATACCAATTGCTAACGGCAGATATTGATTTTAAAGGAGTATTGAAACAATATACTCTGCCGGATCAAACTTTGGAATATACCCAAAAGTTAACTCATGGTCGTAAAGATTTTATTCGCTTGCTTCAGAAAAGTCAAAGCTATCAAATAGCTTTAAGAGAATGGAAAGCTTATTTATCTTGGCAGGAGAATAGAAATCCAGCTAGAGCAGAAATGGAAAGAAAGTCAGGTTTTGACCTGAAGCATGGGATGCACTGTATTAGATTGCTACGTAGTGGACTGGAAATTTTGCGTACAGGAGAATTAGTTGTAGATAGAAGAATTGCTGGTGATTTTGAGGATTTAAGAGCTATTCTTCAGGGTAAGTATGCTTATGAGCAGGTGATGAAAATGGCGGAGAATTTGGTTGCCCAAATGGACATTTTTTACGATCAATCAACGCTACCTCACCGACCTGACTTGGAGCAAATTAATGAATTGTGTATGGAATTAGTGGAGATGCAAGGATGGTAA
- a CDS encoding NAD-dependent succinate-semialdehyde dehydrogenase — MAIATINPATGETLKTFEPLKDAEIAAKLDLAGQAFDSYRLTSFQQRSHWLEKAAEILEQEKADFAKLMTLEMGKPFKAAIAEVEKCALVCRYYAEHAPGFLADVPVKTDGSQSFVRYQPIGAILAVMPWNFPFWQVFRFAAPALMGGNVGLLKHASNVPQCALAIEDILQRAGFPQGAFQTLLIGAAKVADLMADDRVKAATLTGSEPAGASLAAAAGKQLKKTVLELGGSDPFIVLESADLEAAVSTATTARMLNNGQSCIAAKRFIVADAIANKFEKLLLEKFAALKVGDPMQPDTDLGPLATANILEDLDQQVQKAVKSGGKVLIGGHPLTDRTGNFYPPTIIIDIPTDTPIAQEEFFGPVALLFRIPDIDAAIKLANDTPFGLGASAWTTNDQERDRLIEEIEAGAVFINSMVKSDPRLPFGGTKRSGYGRELSIQGLHEFVNVKTVWIK; from the coding sequence ATGGCTATCGCCACCATTAATCCCGCCACTGGGGAGACGCTCAAAACCTTTGAGCCGCTCAAGGATGCAGAAATTGCCGCTAAACTAGATTTGGCTGGTCAGGCTTTTGATTCGTACCGCTTGACTAGTTTTCAGCAGCGATCGCACTGGCTGGAAAAAGCGGCAGAAATTTTAGAACAAGAAAAGGCAGATTTTGCCAAGTTAATGACGCTGGAAATGGGCAAGCCATTCAAAGCGGCGATCGCCGAAGTTGAAAAATGTGCCCTCGTCTGTCGCTACTATGCCGAACACGCACCGGGTTTCCTGGCTGATGTGCCAGTAAAAACTGATGGTAGCCAGAGTTTTGTCCGCTATCAACCAATAGGTGCAATTCTCGCAGTGATGCCGTGGAATTTCCCCTTTTGGCAAGTTTTCCGCTTTGCTGCACCTGCACTCATGGGGGGAAACGTCGGCTTACTTAAACACGCTTCCAATGTGCCTCAGTGCGCTTTGGCAATTGAAGATATACTCCAACGGGCAGGTTTTCCCCAAGGTGCATTTCAAACTCTATTAATCGGTGCTGCCAAAGTTGCCGATTTAATGGCTGATGACCGAGTCAAAGCTGCTACCTTAACAGGAAGTGAACCAGCAGGCGCATCTCTAGCCGCCGCAGCTGGTAAGCAACTGAAAAAAACTGTTTTGGAATTGGGGGGAAGTGACCCGTTTATTGTCTTAGAAAGCGCTGATTTAGAGGCAGCAGTGTCTACGGCGACAACAGCGCGGATGTTGAATAATGGTCAATCTTGTATTGCAGCCAAGCGGTTTATTGTTGCCGATGCGATCGCAAATAAATTTGAAAAACTGCTGCTAGAGAAATTCGCGGCGTTGAAAGTTGGTGATCCCATGCAGCCAGATACTGATTTAGGTCCACTTGCAACTGCCAATATTCTCGAAGATTTAGACCAACAAGTGCAAAAAGCCGTCAAAAGTGGCGGTAAAGTCCTCATTGGTGGACATCCATTAACAGATCGGACTGGGAACTTTTACCCGCCAACCATTATCATAGATATTCCCACAGACACACCAATTGCCCAAGAAGAATTCTTTGGCCCGGTAGCGTTATTGTTCCGCATTCCGGACATCGATGCTGCCATCAAATTAGCTAATGACACACCCTTTGGTTTGGGTGCAAGTGCTTGGACAACAAACGACCAAGAACGCGATCGCCTGATTGAGGAAATCGAAGCAGGTGCAGTATTTATCAACAGTATGGTCAAATCTGACCCCCGCTTGCCCTTTGGAGGCACTAAGCGTTCTGGGTACGGACGAGAATTGAGCATTCAAGGCTTACATGAATTCGTCAACGTCAAAACTGTGTGGATTAAATAA
- a CDS encoding acetolactate synthase large subunit codes for MNTAELLVQCLENEGVQYVFGLPGEENLHVLEALKHSSIKFITTRHEQGAAFMADVYGRLTGKAGVCLSTLGPGATNLMTGVADANLDGAPLVAITGQVGTDRMHIESHQYLDLVAMFAPVTKWNKQIVRPSITPEVVRKAFKRSQSEKPGAVHIDLPENIAAMSVEGKPLHKDNIEKTYASFASIRAAAAAISQAVNPLILVGNGAIRAQASDAVTQFATQMNIPVANTFMGKGVIPYTHPLALWSVGLQQRDFITCGFDNTDLVIAIGYDLIEFSPKKWNPDGNIAIVHIAADQSEIDSSYIPKAEVVGDISDSLSEILKLADRQGKPNPYAISLRGEIRADYEQYANDDGFPIKPQKLIYDLRQVMGPDDIVISDVGAHKMWMARHYHCHSPNTCIISNGFAAMGIAIPGALAAKLVNPNRKVIAATGDGGFMMNCQELETALRVGTPFVTLIFNDGGYGLIEWKQENQFGKGNSSFVHFGNPDFVKFAESMGLKGYRVESATDLIPVLKEALAQDVPAVIDCPVDYRENRRFTQKAGELHCEV; via the coding sequence ATGAATACCGCTGAATTGTTGGTGCAGTGTTTAGAAAACGAAGGAGTGCAATATGTATTTGGACTCCCTGGTGAAGAAAACCTGCACGTTTTAGAAGCACTAAAACATTCTTCCATTAAATTTATTACTACTCGTCATGAACAAGGTGCAGCCTTCATGGCTGATGTCTACGGACGTTTGACAGGAAAAGCCGGGGTATGTCTGTCTACTCTTGGACCAGGGGCGACTAACTTAATGACCGGTGTTGCCGATGCTAACCTTGATGGTGCGCCTTTGGTAGCAATTACCGGGCAAGTGGGCACAGATAGAATGCACATCGAATCTCACCAATATTTAGATTTGGTAGCAATGTTTGCACCTGTAACCAAATGGAATAAGCAGATTGTCCGGCCGAGTATTACACCAGAAGTTGTGCGAAAGGCATTTAAGCGATCGCAATCTGAAAAACCCGGTGCAGTTCACATCGACTTGCCAGAAAACATTGCAGCCATGTCCGTGGAAGGCAAACCCTTGCATAAGGATAATATCGAAAAAACCTATGCTTCCTTTGCCAGCATTCGCGCCGCTGCCGCCGCCATTTCTCAGGCAGTTAACCCCCTCATTTTAGTCGGGAATGGAGCAATTCGCGCCCAAGCCAGTGACGCGGTAACACAATTCGCCACCCAGATGAATATCCCCGTTGCCAATACTTTCATGGGCAAAGGTGTGATTCCCTATACCCATCCCTTAGCTTTGTGGTCAGTAGGATTACAGCAAAGAGACTTTATTACTTGTGGCTTTGATAACACAGATTTAGTCATTGCTATCGGCTATGATTTGATCGAATTTTCTCCCAAAAAGTGGAATCCTGACGGTAATATTGCGATCGTGCATATTGCCGCAGATCAATCAGAAATTGATAGCAGTTATATTCCCAAAGCCGAAGTTGTTGGTGATATTTCCGATTCTCTCAGTGAAATATTAAAATTAGCAGACAGACAAGGCAAACCTAATCCTTACGCCATCAGTTTACGGGGAGAAATTCGGGCTGATTACGAACAATATGCCAACGATGATGGATTCCCCATTAAACCCCAAAAGTTAATTTATGACCTACGGCAAGTGATGGGCCCAGATGATATTGTCATCTCAGATGTAGGCGCACATAAAATGTGGATGGCCCGGCATTATCACTGTCATAGTCCCAATACTTGCATTATTTCTAATGGCTTTGCAGCGATGGGAATTGCCATTCCTGGGGCATTAGCAGCAAAACTTGTCAACCCTAACCGCAAAGTTATAGCCGCCACCGGTGATGGTGGATTTATGATGAATTGCCAAGAATTAGAAACAGCTTTGCGAGTTGGTACGCCCTTTGTCACCTTAATTTTTAATGACGGTGGCTATGGTTTAATTGAGTGGAAACAAGAAAATCAATTTGGTAAAGGTAACTCATCCTTTGTCCATTTTGGTAATCCTGATTTTGTCAAATTCGCCGAAAGCATGGGTTTAAAAGGCTATCGAGTTGAATCAGCTACCGATTTAATTCCTGTACTCAAAGAAGCCCTAGCTCAAGATGTGCCAGCGGTGATAGATTGTCCCGTAGACTATCGCGAAAACCGCCGCTTTACCCAAAAAGCCGGCGAGTTACATTGTGAAGTCTAA
- the bchI gene encoding magnesium chelatase ATPase subunit I — MNPTAQSTASARRVVFPFTAIVGQEEMKLALLLNVIDPKIGGVMIMGDRGTGKSTTIRALADLLPEIPVVANDPFNSDPSDPDLMSDEIRQKLQQGEEIPIAHKKVQMVDLPLGATEDRVCGTIDIEKALSEGVKAFEPGLLAKANRGILYVDEVNLLDDHLVDVLLDSAASGWNTVEREGISIRHPARFVLVGSGNPEEGELRPQLLDRFGMHAEIHTVKEPALRVQIVEQRSEFDQKPLEFLEKYQPQQEALQEQIVNAQQLLPKVQLDYDMRVKISEVCSELDVDGLRGDIVSNRAAIALTAFEGRTEVTLDDIRRVITLCLRHRLRKDPLESIDSGYKVEKAFSRVFGVELPEHDVAQKNGTKTGVR; from the coding sequence GTGAATCCAACTGCTCAATCTACGGCAAGTGCGCGTCGCGTGGTCTTTCCTTTTACGGCCATTGTGGGACAAGAAGAAATGAAACTGGCGCTGCTGCTGAACGTGATTGACCCCAAAATTGGTGGTGTAATGATAATGGGCGATCGCGGCACCGGCAAATCTACAACCATCCGGGCCCTGGCTGATTTGCTCCCAGAAATCCCTGTAGTTGCCAATGACCCCTTCAACAGTGACCCCAGCGACCCAGATTTGATGAGCGATGAAATTCGCCAAAAGTTACAACAAGGTGAAGAAATTCCCATCGCGCACAAAAAAGTCCAAATGGTAGACTTGCCATTAGGAGCCACAGAAGACCGAGTTTGCGGCACTATCGACATCGAAAAAGCTTTATCTGAAGGTGTAAAAGCTTTTGAACCAGGACTTTTGGCTAAAGCTAACCGGGGTATTCTCTACGTCGATGAAGTCAACTTGTTAGACGACCACTTGGTAGACGTGTTACTCGATTCCGCAGCCAGTGGTTGGAACACAGTCGAACGGGAAGGGATTTCTATCCGTCACCCAGCGCGGTTTGTTCTCGTCGGTTCTGGGAACCCAGAAGAAGGTGAACTCCGTCCCCAACTACTCGACCGCTTTGGAATGCACGCCGAAATTCACACCGTTAAAGAACCAGCTTTGCGGGTGCAAATTGTGGAACAACGGTCAGAATTTGACCAAAAACCCCTGGAGTTTCTCGAAAAATATCAACCCCAGCAAGAAGCACTGCAAGAGCAAATTGTCAATGCTCAACAGCTTTTGCCAAAAGTACAACTTGACTATGATATGCGGGTAAAAATCTCTGAAGTTTGTTCAGAATTGGATGTAGATGGCTTGCGGGGTGACATCGTCAGCAACCGCGCGGCGATCGCTTTAACCGCATTTGAAGGGCGCACAGAAGTCACACTTGATGATATTCGCCGCGTGATTACCTTATGTCTGCGTCACAGACTGCGTAAAGACCCCTTAGAATCAATTGATTCTGGCTACAAGGTGGAAAAAGCTTTTAGCCGCGTCTTTGGCGTCGAACTACCAGAACATGATGTTGCACAAAAAAACGGCACAAAAACTGGAGTGAGATAA
- a CDS encoding DUF1622 domain-containing protein — translation MNRESFRESLVNILLPLGLIFGLILLLNLNVGESNPAEASREVLDSWLKLIVGYLAAGAEIAAALVIVLAVIRGITVYLRQVFSRSKQHLDSTEVVRLQLGRGLALGLEFTVASDILRTAVAPTRQDISNLGAIVLLRTLLNFFLEREIRQVEQSRLLDR, via the coding sequence ATGAACCGAGAGTCATTTCGTGAGTCTTTAGTCAATATTCTGCTACCTTTGGGATTAATTTTCGGTCTAATTCTACTTCTAAATCTCAACGTCGGAGAAAGTAACCCAGCAGAAGCATCTAGGGAAGTATTAGACTCATGGTTAAAGTTAATTGTTGGCTACTTAGCAGCAGGGGCAGAAATCGCCGCTGCATTGGTAATTGTGCTGGCAGTTATTCGTGGTATTACTGTTTATCTACGCCAGGTTTTTTCCCGTTCTAAACAACATCTTGATTCTACTGAGGTGGTACGTCTGCAATTGGGAAGAGGGCTGGCGTTGGGATTAGAATTTACCGTTGCTAGTGACATTTTGCGAACTGCGGTTGCACCTACACGCCAGGATATTTCTAACCTAGGAGCGATTGTTTTATTGCGAACTCTGCTGAATTTCTTTTTAGAACGGGAGATTAGGCAGGTGGAGCAAAGTCGTTTACTAGATAGGTAA
- the nadC gene encoding carboxylating nicotinate-nucleotide diphosphorylase: protein MSKFGVLPPRLVLDPLLRGWLLEDVGRGDRTTGSLLVEDVTPGSAKWIAKAGGIIAGLPVAGRVFQLLNEKVRFVAIADEGARCEPGQVVAEIHGSLDALLMGERVALNLAMRLSGIATLTNIYIEKIADLPPRLVDTRKTTPGLRLLEKYATAVGGAINHRMGLDDAVMIKDNHIAAAGGIGEAVTRVRSQIPYPLTIEVETESLEQVWEALQHKADIIMLDNMPLEMMREAVQLIRQQDSGVKIEASGNVTLETIRAVAETGVDYISSSAPITQSKWLDLSMRMG from the coding sequence GTGAGTAAGTTTGGTGTTTTGCCGCCAAGGTTGGTGTTAGATCCGCTGTTGCGTGGGTGGTTGTTGGAGGATGTTGGTCGGGGCGATCGCACGACGGGTAGCCTATTAGTGGAAGATGTGACTCCAGGAAGCGCTAAATGGATAGCTAAAGCTGGGGGAATAATTGCTGGCTTACCAGTTGCTGGTAGGGTATTTCAGCTTTTGAATGAGAAGGTGCGCTTTGTGGCGATCGCAGATGAAGGCGCTAGGTGTGAGCCTGGACAGGTAGTGGCAGAAATCCATGGTTCGCTGGATGCGCTGCTGATGGGGGAACGGGTTGCTCTCAACTTAGCTATGCGGTTGAGTGGGATTGCGACGCTCACTAATATATATATAGAGAAAATTGCTGATTTACCTCCTCGGTTGGTGGATACGCGCAAAACTACACCAGGGCTGAGACTTTTGGAAAAGTACGCGACTGCTGTGGGTGGGGCGATTAATCACCGGATGGGGTTGGATGATGCGGTGATGATTAAGGACAATCACATTGCGGCGGCTGGGGGAATTGGAGAAGCTGTTACTCGCGTTCGTTCTCAGATTCCTTATCCTCTAACTATTGAGGTGGAGACGGAAAGTTTGGAACAGGTGTGGGAGGCTTTACAGCACAAAGCTGATATTATTATGTTGGATAATATGCCTTTGGAGATGATGCGCGAGGCGGTGCAGTTGATTCGCCAGCAGGATAGTGGGGTTAAAATTGAAGCTTCGGGGAATGTGACTTTGGAGACTATTCGGGCTGTGGC
- the rpmA gene encoding 50S ribosomal protein L27, with the protein MAHKKGTGSTRNGRDSNAQRLGVKRFGGQAVRAGNILVRQRGTKFHPGNNVGIGNDDTLFALIDGVVTFERKGKTRKKVSVYTAVAAVVSEATVS; encoded by the coding sequence ATGGCTCATAAGAAAGGAACAGGTAGTACACGCAACGGCCGCGACTCAAATGCCCAACGACTGGGTGTAAAACGCTTTGGTGGTCAAGCTGTGCGTGCAGGGAACATTCTCGTACGTCAGCGCGGCACCAAATTTCACCCTGGCAACAATGTCGGTATTGGCAACGATGACACTCTGTTTGCATTAATTGATGGCGTGGTCACCTTTGAGAGAAAGGGCAAAACCCGTAAAAAAGTTAGCGTTTACACAGCAGTTGCAGCCGTTGTATCTGAAGCAACAGTAAGTTAA